The genomic interval TACTTACAGCCACTGGCACCGCTAAAAGGACGTGAGCTAAAGGATGTGCTGTGGAGATCGCCTGTGTGGAAGATGGATACACGGCCACGTCTTACAGGGGAGTTTAACCAATATCGCCAGTCTCCAAATCAGGCGCCGAATTCGAAAAAGGGGGGTGACACGCAGTGAAAAACATTCTCCGTATACTATGTATTTTCGGGTCTATTCTTCTTTTAAGCGGCTGTTGGGATCGGGTGGAAATCAATGATTTGGCTATTGTCACAGCAGCAGCTATCGATATAAAGGATGACGATCAAATTGAATTATCCCTCCAAGTGTTTATCCCTAAATCATTAGGGAGCGGGGGCGGTCAAACAGGAATTGCTGGCGGCGGAGGATCTGTGACATTGGTGAGATCCCAAATAGGATCCAATATTTCAGATGCGCTTTCCAAGCTACAAAGCAAGATTCCGCGCAAAGTTTTTTGGGGACAATGTAAAGTATTTATATTCGGCGAAAAGTTAGCAAAGCAAGGAATACAAGAGCAGATGGATTTCTTACTTCGCCATCCGCAGCCAAGAGAGAGAGCTTATTTGTATGTTAGCAAAGGGAACCCGAAGGATGCCCTTGAATCACTTCCTCCTCTAGAACGCTATTCGGGGGAAGTGATTCGGGAACTATCTGATTTACATATTGGGATGCAGGTTACCATGCAGGATGTACAGGAAGGGTTAATAGGTGTAGCTCAGGCTGGCGCACTTCCATTTATTAAAATTTTACCACCAGGTAAAGGGGAAAAGAAATTACAGGGAATTCCGTACATTGTCGGAACTGCGGTGTTTAAAAAAGATAAAATGGTTGGAACGATGTCAGAAAAGGCAACAAGAGGAGTCTTGTGGTTAAGAAATGAAATGGAAGCCTACACAGTTACCGTAAAACCTGAAGGCGTTAAAGGGGAAGTATCTTTAAATCCAGTGTCGGCACGTATCAAGCTGATTCCACAAATACGAAATGATAAATGGAAAATGCTCGTGAAAATTAATACAGAGGGGGCTGTTATCCAAAATGGAACGAATTTGGCTTTTACAAGTCCAAAATCACTACGGACTGTAGAAAAAGCGTATCAAGAAGATATCCAAAAGCGTATCGAGCTAGCTATCCAGCAAGCGCAGCATAAGGTGAAAGCGGACATTGTAAAATTTGGTGAAGAATTCTATCGGAAATATCCTGAAGAATGGAAAAAAAATGAAAATCGCTGGGGCGAGGTGTTCCCGGAGGTGGAAGTGGAAGTCAACGTTGAGGCCCATATTCGCAGACAGGGCTATATAAATAAACCGGGAGGATTGCCTGAGAAAGAGGTGAAGGAGCAGTGAGGTGGGGAGCTTTTTTTAGTGTTGTGGTAATCGTGGCTTTGGTCATTTTGTATGAATGGCCGAAAATGAAACAAAACCCGAAAAAGGATAAGGTGGCTTTTTTTACTTTACTCCTCATCGGCTTAGTGTTGTCCATGTTCGATCTCCCGCATATGGGGGGGCCCACTGCATGGGTTCAAACTCTTTTCAGGCCGTTTGGACGGTTTATGGAAAAATAAATGACTCAGGGGCGCGATTTTGTTTTTCCATATTACCATAGAAAGGAGAGAGATGATGGAGAAAGGTCGAATTTCATCCATTCAGATGGCAATCATGCTGTATCCTGCGATTGTGGCTACCGCTATTCTTGGGGTTCCAAGTATTACAGCGAAATATGCCAAAACGGATTTATGGCTATCGCCCATTTTGGCATCCTTCATCGGATATGTGACGGTGTATATCGCTTATAAACTGCACAAACATTATCCGAAAGAAACAGTTATTCAATTTAGTGAACACATCATGGGTCGGTTCGCTGGAAAAATTCTCGGTTTTCTATTCTTGTTTTTTTACATCCAGGTCGCGGGACTCATCGTTAGACAGTACGCGGAATTTGTGGTCGACTCTTTTCTGGTCAATACCCCAATTAGTGTGATTATGGCATCGATGGTATTCCTCTGTGCCTTAACCGTACACGGAGGTTTAGAAGTATTAGGGAGAGCTGCCGAATTGTTTTTCCCTATTTTTATATTGGCCATCCTCTTCTTTCTCATCTTTTTGGGCCCTGATTTTGAATGGAAGAATATATTCCCGATATTGGGGGATGGGATGATGCCTCCAATTAAGGGTGCGATGGTGCCTGGTGGATGGTTCACAGAAATTTTTCTTATATCTTTTCTCCTGCCTTTTTTAGTGGATCAGAAAAAAGGGATGAAATACGGAATGATGACTGTTTTTGTCGTGACGATGACGTTAGTTTTGATCAATCTTATCGTTCTTTTTGTGCTAGGGCCAGCGACATCCTTTAAGGTTTATCCACTGATGAGTGTAGCTCGATACATCAGTCTCGCCGACTTTTTTGAACATTTGGAGTCCTTCATCATGGCTGTTTGGATCGTAGGGGCGTTTATCAAATTGTCTGTGTTTTATTATGCGGCTGCTTTAGGTACCGCGCAGTGGCTGAATCTTTCAGATTATCGACCTGTTGTATGGCCGGTAGGGATTCTGATACTAGAATTCAGCTTTTGGTCACTTCCTAATACAATGGGATTGGAACGTTATCTGGTTGGGACCTTTCCGGTATTTGCCCTATTGATACAAACGATTATCCCTTTGTTTTTGTTGATGATTGCAGTTATAAGGAAAAGAAAACGCCAAGCTAGCGAATAGATAGGATATGTAGATAAACGATTCTTTCTAATTCTAGAGGATCTGAATCAATTGGAAATTCTTCTGGAAAGAACTCTAATTACTAATATACAAGGAGAAAAATATGGAGAAAGGCAAAATCTCATCCCTGCAAATGGCCATCATGATGTATCCTGCGGTTGTGGCTACTGCTATTCTTTCGGTTCCAAGTATTACAGCGAAATATGCCAAAACAGATTTATGGCTGTCCCCCATTTTGGCGTCCCTCATCGGGTATATGACAGTGTATATCGCTTATAAACTGCACCAATTGTATCCGAAACAAACAGTTATTCAATTCAGTGAACAGATTATAGGTCGGTTTGCGGGTAAAATTATCGGTTTCTTATTCTTGTTTTTTTATATCCAGATTACGGGACATATGCTTAGACAGTACGCAGAATTTATTGTCGACTCTTTTCTAGTCAATACCCCTATTAGCTTGATTATGGCATTGATGGCATTACTCTGTTCTTTTATTGTACGAGGAGGTTTAGAAGTATTAGGGAGAGCTGCCCAATTGTTTTTCCCCATTTTTACACTTCCACTCCTCCTCTTAATTATTTTAGTGTTCTCTGATTTTGAATTTAAGAACATATTCCCGATATTGAGAGAGGGGATGATGCCTCCAATCAAGGGTGCGATTGTGCCTGGTGGATGGTTCACAGAATTTTTTCTGATTACTTTTCTCCTGCCTTTTTTAGCGGATCAGAAAAAAGGAATGAAATACGGAATGATGACTGTTTTTGTCGTGATGATGACATTAGTTGTGGTGAATCTTATCGTTCTTTTTATACTAGGGCCAGCGACACCCACTAAGTTTTATCCACTGATGAGTGTAGCCCGATATATCAGTCTCGCCGGATTTTTTGAACATTTAGAGTCCGCAGTCATGGCCATTTGGGTAGTAGGGGCGTTTATCAAAATTTCTGTGTTTTATTATGGGATTGCTTTAGGCACTGCACAGTGGCTGAATCTTTCGGACTACCGGCCCATCGTATGGCCGTTTGGGATTCTACTCGTTATATTCAGCTTTTGGTCATTGCCTAGCACAGTGGAATTACACAAGTATAGTTTCGGGACCTTTCCCCTTTTGGGACTATTAATCCAAATGATTATTCCGCTGTTTTTGTTGGGGATTGCAGTTATAAGGAAAAGAAAGCACCAAGGTAGCGAATAGGCATGATATTTGGATAAACGATTCTTTCTAATTTTAGAGAATTTGAATCAATTGGAAATTCTTCTAGAAAGAACTCTAATTACTAATATACAAGGAGAAAAAATATGGAGAAAGGCAAAATCTCATCTCTACAGATGGCCATCATGATGTATCCTGCGATTGTGGCTACGGCTATTCTTGGGGTTCCGAGCATTACGGCGAAATATGCCAAAGCTGATTTATGGCTGTCACCGATTTTAGCGTCTTTCATCGGGTTTGTGACGGTGTATATCACTTATAAACTACATAAACTATATCCGGAACAAACGGTTATCCAATTCAGTGAACACATCATTGGTCGGTTTGCGGGAAAAGTTCTCGGTTTTTTATTCCTATTTTTCTACATTCAGATTACTGGGGAACTTATTAGAAGCTACGCAGGATTTATTGTCAACTCTTTTCTAGTTAATACCCCAATTAGTGTGATTATGGCATCGATGGCATTCCTCTGTGCCTTAACGGTACATGGAGGTTTAGAAACAATGGGGAGAGTTGCCCAAATATTTTTTCCTGTTTTTATCGTTCCATTCCTTACTTCAATCATCTTATTGAGCCCTGATATGGAATTTAAGAATATATTTCCAATATTAGGGGATGGGATGATGCCCTCAATGAAGGGGGCAATTGTGCCGGGTGGGTGGTTCACAGAATTTTTTCTCATTATTTTTTTCCTGCCTTTTTTAAAAGATAAGCAAAAAGGAATGAAATATGGAATGATAAGTGTATTTGCTGTGATGATGACGTTAGTTGCGGTGAATCTTATTGTTCTTTTTGTACTCGGACCAGCGACATCCTCTAAGGAATATCCCCTTATGAGCGTAGCTCGATATGTCAGTATCGCTGAATTCTTTGAACATTTGGAATCTGCTGTAATGGCTGTTTGGATAGTAGGAGCGTTTGTCAAAATTTCTGTATTTTATTATGCGACTGCTTTAGGTACCGCACAATGGCTGAATCTTTCAGACTACCGGCCCATTGTATGGCCGTTAGGGATTCTGATGCTAGAATTCGGCTTTTGGTCATTTCCTAACACAATGGAAATTGGACGTTTTGATGTCGAGACTTTCCCCTTATATGGACTACTAATCCAAACGATTACTCCACTGTTTCTGTTGATGATTGCTATTGCAAGGAAAAGAAAACGCTTAGGAAGCAAAAAGAATGATTGAAAAACTAGAATAGTGTCTTCTTAATATTCCAAATCAGTGAATCTACACCTTTAGAGAAATGAGAAATTGGTTTTGTTTTAGTAAGGTCTACATTGAAAGGAGAAAAAAGCGTATTCATACATATGTCTGACTCTGCATGTTGTAAAGGCCAAGGACGATGATGTATTTCCCCGCAATAGATGTTTCCTCTGTTATTGGCACTAAAAAAGCAATATCGTTCTGTGAGCCAATGATCTAACGTTCCTTCTTTAGGAAAATAAACTTCCGATAAGGGAGCATATTTTCCTTTGAATGTTATCGGAGGATTTGTTTTTCCTTTACGAATACTTTGGCAATTAAAAGTTTGTCCTTCTTGTTGAATCGAAATTTCAGCAGGATGATAAGGTAAACGTAACCATCTCTTTGCGATTGTATAGGAAAGCCAATCATTGACGTCAAGAGACATGAAATACACACCGAGTTTACCATTACATTGAACATATGTCCTTACATTAACTTCTGGAAATTTTGGAGAAAGTGATATGGAGGACATTCCTCGAGGATATATGCCCTCCATAACGAATGAAACAATTCCCAACCAAGCGTGTCGATCAAAGGTGTCAATTTGTAAGGAAGGAGGAATATATGGTCGCAGTGTTTCAGATGGAATAGGCCAATGAACAAATAATAGATTGCTCCAAGTTTGTCGCATAATCCACTTTTTCGAAGGGAATGGCCAAGGGCGGTGAATGCTATCGTTCATTAAGTCCATGAAAGTGATCTCCTTTGGTTTTCTATCTATTCAGTCTAGGGTAGGGAAGTACATAAGTTGTATCTTTAATGTTTTTTATATTTTATAACATATTTTCCTTTTTTATGTAAAAGGTAAAGGTAGAGAACTAGGTAATTTCATTATGAGGTAGTGGAGAAGTGACTATGCCTAATATTTTATACTATGTAACTTTTATGATGATAACCATACTGTTCATTCTTTTCTTACTCATACTTATTGGCTGGCGTTGGTTTCTGAAACGAATGGTGAAGCAAATGGGGAAAATTATTTTTACTGATAGTTACCAAGAAAATATTATAGAAATGATACCAGGGTTCAGGCATATGGGCATTCAAAATGTGCTTGAAAATAGTTTGCGTGCCGAAACAGGTGATGTTCTTCATCGTCCGCTTGGTTCTTCAAAAAAGTGGCCTCATCTCGATCCGATTACATTTATCCCTGCACAGACGTCACCGTTCCCGATTGATGGTGAAGAAGAAGTGGATGTTCAAGTAACTATTGGACCAAAAGCGAAAAAACCAATGAAAATAAAGATTCCGCTTATGATCAGTGGAATGGCTTATGGAATTGCGCTTAGTGAAGAAGTAAGATTCGCTCTGGCCCAAGCAGCTAAAAATACAGGAACAGCGATTAATTCTGGGGAGGGCGCCGTCTTACCTGAAGAATTAGACCAGGCTGGAAAGTATATTTTGCAGTTTTCCAAAACAGAGTGGTCAAAAGAAGAAGACCTTATTAAGCGAGCTGACATGATTGAAATTAAGTTTGGCCAAGGCGCATTAATGGGGATGGGCGGGAAAATTTCTCCAAAAAATTTAACAGGTCGTGCTCGCGAAATGATGGGGCTTAAAGAAAATGAGGAGGCTGTGATTTTTGAACATTTTTTTGAAAATCAAACATTAAAAGATATTAAGGAACTTTTGGAGGAACTTCGGAATATAACAGGCGGTGTTCCAATTGGTGTGAAAATGGGAGCTGGCGGAAAGATTGAAGAAGACATGGATCGTTTAATCGACCTCGGTGTTGATTTTATTACGATTGATGGCGGACAAGCAGCGACACATGGTGCACCTCCCATTTTAGCCGATGACTTTGGAATCCCAACCTTGCATGCAGTAGTCCGGGCGGCTAATCATTTAGAAAAGAGGAATATGAAAGGACAAATTAGTTTAATTGTTTCAGGTGGACTTTTTACACCTGGACACTTTTTGAAAGTACTTGCACTTGGTGCTGATGCTGTTTATTTAGGATCTGTTATGTTGTTTACTGTCTCACACAATCAAATATTAAATGCACTTCCATTTGAACCGCCTACACAAGTTGTTTGGAATCAAGGGAAATTTAAGGATAAGTTTAAAGTCGAAGACGGAGTACAAGCAGCAGAGAAATTCTTAACAGCCAGTACAGAAGAAATGAAAATGGCATTAAGAGCAATGGGGAAACGTTCTTTACAAGAGTTGTCGAAAAAAGATTTAGTGTCTTATGACGAATTGACCGCACGAATGATTGGCATTCCGTTTACATTTAAATCTTGGGAAGACAAACAAGAAGAGAAATAAGTGTCAACCAGTTGGATTAGGGGAGCGGGCAGTAAAGCAATTTTATGTGATAGTGGAGAAGTGAATAGGATGAACATTTTATACTATTTAAGTTTTGCAATGATTGCAACTTTATTTGCTCTTTCTGTATTCATACTTGTTGGCTGGCGTTGGTTAATGAAACGAATAGTTAAGCAAATGGGAAAAATTATTTTTACTGATAGTTACCAAGAAAATATTATCGAAATGATACCAGGATTCAGGCATATGGGCATTCAAAATGTGCTTGAAAATAGCTTGCGTGCAGAAAAAGGCGACGTCCTTTATCGCCCACTTGGCGGCTCTTCAAAAAAATGGCCGCATTTTGACCAAATTACATTTATCCCTGCACAAACGACACCGTTTCCTATTGATGGTGAAGAAGAAGTAGATGTTACCGTTACCATTGGACCAAAAGCGAAAAAACCAATGAAAATAAAAATTCCGCTGATGATCAGCGGGATGGCCTACGGGATCGCACTTAGTGAACAAGTGAGGCTTTCTTTGGCGGAAGCAGCTAAAAATGTAGGTACTGCAATTAACTCTGGTGAAGGCGGAATTTTACCCGAAGAATTAAACACGGCAGGAAAGTATATATTACAGTTTTCCAAAACAGAATGGTCAAAGGAAGAAGACGTTTTGAAGCGTGCTGACATGATTGAAATTAAGTTGGGGCAAGGTGCTATATTCGGGATGGGAAAAAAAATCCCCCCAAAAGACTTAACCGGTCGTGCCCGTGAAGTAATGGGGCTTAAAGAAAATGAAAATGCAGTGATTTTTGAACATTTTTTTGAAGATCAAACATTAGGGGATCTTAAAGAACTTGTCGAAGAACTTCGGGTTCTAACAGGTGGAGTTCCAATTGGGGTCAAAATTGGGGCGAGTGGGAAAATTGAAGAAGATATTGATCATTTAATTGAAATGGGTGTTGATTATATTGCGATTGATGGAGGACAAGCAGCCATGCACGAAGCACCACCCATTTTATATGATGACTTTGGGATTCCGACCTTACATGCAGTAGTTCGGGCGGCTAATCATTTAGAAAAGAGGAATATGAAAGGACAAATTAGTTTAATTGTTTCAGGTGGACTTTTGGTGCCCGGGCACTTTTTAAAAGTACTTGCACTCGGTGCTGATGCTGTATATTTAGGCTCTGCTATGTTGTTTACTGTCGCACATAATCAAATATTGAATGCCGTTCCATTTGAACCACCTACACAAGTTGTTTGGAATGAGGGAAAGTTTAAGGAACAATTTAAGATCAAAGATGGAGTTCAAGCAGCAGAGAAATTTTTAACAGCAAGTACAGAAGAAATGAAAATGGCTTTAAGAGCGATGGGGAAACGCTCCTTAAAAGAGTTATCAAAAAAAGATTTAGTGTCTTATGATGATTTGACTGCACAAATGATTGGTATTCCATTTTCATTTAAACCTTGGGAGGAGAACTAATACATCCGTACATGGTATAAATAAGTATCTGCTTCTTGATTTGTATAATGAGACCTATGAAAAAGTGAGGAATGAGAGAATAAATGGTTTCATATTATTATTATTATTATTATTATTATTATTATTATTATTATTATTATTATTATTATTATTATTATTATGAGGCTAAATTTGCTCATATGATGGAGGGGGAAATATGGCCTTTGTAAAGGCTACTTCGGGCAGAGGCGGAAGGAGAAGGAGTCCAAGGCATGATGCTTGTAGGGAATGTAGGCATCAATCGATTACGAGCTAATTGTTCAGATTTTAAAGGGCTTCGTACCATTCCCCAAATGATTTATTCCACACTTAACGGGCAGTAAGACCTCCACCTCAAGCTTATGAGAAAACAAAGAAGATAGGTGGGGGACAACTGCCCGTAAAGGTCCGATTGGTGAGATATAGTGAAACTTACCTTTGCGGTTTTCAAAGGTAAGCTTTCACCAATCAGGTTCGTACGGTCACTTGATTGAAGCGAAGCGAAAATCTTAGTGACCGTAGAACGTGACTAACCATCAGTGGGGATGAAGGAAAACCCCCACTGATGGAAGTTTCACTTTATCAACCCCATGCTTTTGAAGCTACTCAGAAAGGATATTTTATCAAAGAGCGAGAGAAAGTGAAAAACGTTTAGCACGTCGGGCAATAAACGGCCAGAGAGTCTGGCCTGCTAAGTATAGTTTATGGTAAAACCTCCAGGGGATTGTCCTTCTACATGGTACAATCAACCTCTTGTAGGTCGTTATAAGCGTCATTGTTTTTATCAGCCTGAAACATGTGAAAATATTTATAATACCTTTTAATAGAAAAATAATATATGAGATTCAATGATTAACAGGGTTATAACATATACAACTGATGCCTGCGATTTATGTCGTATATCGGGGTATTTTTAATTTGTAAGGGAGGGATTAAGATGCAATTGGATCCAGCACTTCAACAAATTCTAGAAAGTTATCCTAAATTGCCTGAAACATTAACACCAGATTTAATTGTCAAAATCCGTGAAGCTAGACTTCAAACGATTCTAGATATAGAGGAGCGTCCGTTCGTTCATGCAGTGGAGAATCGTCTGATTCCTGGTCCGAATGGTGATATACCCATTCGAATATACACACCAAAAAGTGTGGAAGAGCGTCTTCCTACTATCGTGTTTTTCCATGGTGGCGGCTGGACGCTAGGGAATCTTGAAAGCCATGATGTAGCTTGTAGACAACTTGCAAATGCTTCGAGGTGTAAAGTCATTGCTGTCGATTATCGATTAGCACCGGAGAATCGTTTTCCAAAAGGTCTAAAAGATTGTAGTGCAGCGGTACAATGGGTGTTTAATCATGCAGGGGAATTACAGGTAGATGTGAATCGGATTGCTGTTGGGGGAGATAGTGCAGGAGGAAACTTAAGTGCAGCGGTTACCTTATTGTTTAAAAACTGCGGAGGACCATCGATTTGGCGGCAAATATTAATATACCCTGCAACAGATGCTTTACGCTCTATTGAACACTCTCCTTATGAGTCAATTCGAGAACATGCACACGCTCCTATATTGACTAGCAGCGTGACAAAAAGTTTTTGGGATCACTATATTGAAACGGAAGAGGATGCAAGTAATATATATGCTTCTCCTATACGAGCACAAGATTTAAGTGGTTTACCAAAAACTTTTGTGATTACAGCGCAATACGATCCTATCCGAGATGAAGGGGAGGCTTATGCTACTCGACTCCAGGAAAGTGGAGTTCCCGTACAGCTTACCCGATACAGTGGACTTGTTCATGGTTTTCTAACATTGCCGATTCCGATTAATGAACAAGTTTTTCAGTCCATTGCAAAATTTCTGAATGAATGAGAATCTGTTTTATGAAAGTAAAACTAAGCCTCTGGCTAAACAGCAATCCAGAGGCGTGGTTTTCTAGTCTTACTTATGAGAAATTTATTTTTCAGGCAAGTATTTTGTTGTAAAGATTTCATTCGCTTCGAATGGCTTTTCCAATAAGTCTAAATCATGCAGCTGTTGAATAAGTGTAGCCCATCTTTCTTCTGTCATATAGCCGACACCGTGTTCAGACGCATCTTTGCCGTACACAAATTCTTCTTGAGATTCGGTTTCAAAGGCTAAAGCATCTAAGGCGATGTCTGGATTATCATTCTGAATGACTTTATTAATAGACTCAGAAGACGTTTTATAAGAATTCCATCCTTTTACAAATGAAGTAACAAAGTTTTGAACCGTTTCTTCATTCTTCTCTAAATATTCTTTTGTTACAAATAATACAACATTATAAGGATCGTAACCCGCGTCAGCAATTAGCTTTGTTTCTGTTTCGATTCCTTCTTTTTCTAAAAAGAAAGGCTCGGATGTGGCAAATGCTTGGGTAACAGAATCTTTTTCATTTACAAAGTTCGTATGCTGCCCGTTGTACGCTAACTCTTCTACTTTACTTAAATCGTATTTAGATTTTAAAAAGTCCCAATATGTAATTCCAGGTTGAACATATACTTTTCTTCCATTCAAGTCTGTGAAGTCTTTAATTCCATGCCCTTTATGGAACATAAATACTTGTGGACTTCCCTGCATTGCAGCTGCTACAGCGACTAAATCAATTCCTTGATTTTTAGCAATAACTAATTGATCCGCGTGTGCAAGACCAAATTCCGCGCTGCCTGATGCAATCATTTGAACAGAAGATACTTGAGGACCACCTGGCTCAATGGTTACATTCAATCCATTTTCTTTAAAAATCCCGTCTTCCTGTGCGGCATATACACCGCCATGCTGTGCCTTTGGAAACCAGTTTAATACTAATTTAACATGTTCAACAGCTTTATCATCCGTTTTGTTCTCTTCCTCACTAGTACTAGCTTCCTCACCGCTGCAGGCAGTCAGGAAAACTAGAAAGATAATTCCTAAAAATAGTAGATTGAATTTTTTCACCTTTTCTTCCTCCTTTAATTCGTAATGAATTTCGCTTTATTTTTCAACCTTCATCGCTGACTCATGCCAAGATCGCAACATTAAGTGAGCTATTAGGCTAACGAGAAGGTAAAAACCAATCCCTAATAATGCCGCGGCTATTCCGCAGGCAAACAAATATGGAGTTTTTAATTGGATGGCGGCTACTGTAATGGCATAGCCTAAACCACCTTTACCTCCACCGATTCCTGCTACATATTCTCCAACAATAGCTCCGACAATCGATAACGTACAAGATACTTTTAATCCTGCCATAATATAAGGCATTGCAAATGGAATGCGGAGTTTCCACATTTTCTTCCATTTTGATGCATTATATAGTGTAAAGAGTTCTCTCATATTTTTATCGACTGAATTCAGCCCCATTAATGTATTCGAAATAACTGGGAAAAAACCAATTAAAAACGAAATGATTACAATGGCATTGAAGCCGGCGCCAAACCAAATAACAATAATCGGTGCAACGGCAACAACAGGAATGGTTTGCAAAATAATGGCGTATGGATAGATGCTAATTTCTAACACTTTCGAGCTTGCTAATAAAATAGAAACGAAAATACCGATAGTCGCACTGAGTAAAAATCCAATAATCGATTCAATAACTGTAATTTGAATGGCTGGCCATAATAAGTGCCAATCCGTTAGTGCAGCGTGTAAGACATCTGTAGGTTTCGGAAGAATAAATGGTTTGATCCCCAATAAAGAAGGGATCAATTGCCATAAAGAGAGGAAGGCAATTAAAGCAATGATTGGACCGAGATAAACACCTTTAACTTTAGTCCAAATTTTCCCTGTATTACTTTGAGGGAAATGCGAAACCATTTTTGGCTTTTTCGTTGCTACTGATTGTGTGGACATCTTATCCTAACTCCCTTCTTACTGAGCTATTTTCGAGACTGTGGGCAGCTATATCTACATAGTTTGTGAATGTTTTGTCTGTTCTTACTTGGAGTGTTCTTGGAAAGGGGAGATTGACGTTAATAATGGATGATAATTTCCCGGGACGAGAAGACATGACTGCGATTCGTGAGGATAAAAATACAGCTTCATACACGTTGTGGGTAACAAATAGAATAGTAGT from Peribacillus asahii carries:
- a CDS encoding GerAB/ArcD/ProY family transporter codes for the protein MMEKGRISSIQMAIMLYPAIVATAILGVPSITAKYAKTDLWLSPILASFIGYVTVYIAYKLHKHYPKETVIQFSEHIMGRFAGKILGFLFLFFYIQVAGLIVRQYAEFVVDSFLVNTPISVIMASMVFLCALTVHGGLEVLGRAAELFFPIFILAILFFLIFLGPDFEWKNIFPILGDGMMPPIKGAMVPGGWFTEIFLISFLLPFLVDQKKGMKYGMMTVFVVTMTLVLINLIVLFVLGPATSFKVYPLMSVARYISLADFFEHLESFIMAVWIVGAFIKLSVFYYAAALGTAQWLNLSDYRPVVWPVGILILEFSFWSLPNTMGLERYLVGTFPVFALLIQTIIPLFLLMIAVIRKRKRQASE
- a CDS encoding FMN-binding glutamate synthase family protein — encoded protein: MPNILYYVTFMMITILFILFLLILIGWRWFLKRMVKQMGKIIFTDSYQENIIEMIPGFRHMGIQNVLENSLRAETGDVLHRPLGSSKKWPHLDPITFIPAQTSPFPIDGEEEVDVQVTIGPKAKKPMKIKIPLMISGMAYGIALSEEVRFALAQAAKNTGTAINSGEGAVLPEELDQAGKYILQFSKTEWSKEEDLIKRADMIEIKFGQGALMGMGGKISPKNLTGRAREMMGLKENEEAVIFEHFFENQTLKDIKELLEELRNITGGVPIGVKMGAGGKIEEDMDRLIDLGVDFITIDGGQAATHGAPPILADDFGIPTLHAVVRAANHLEKRNMKGQISLIVSGGLFTPGHFLKVLALGADAVYLGSVMLFTVSHNQILNALPFEPPTQVVWNQGKFKDKFKVEDGVQAAEKFLTASTEEMKMALRAMGKRSLQELSKKDLVSYDELTARMIGIPFTFKSWEDKQEEK
- a CDS encoding Ger(x)C family spore germination protein, with protein sequence MKNILRILCIFGSILLLSGCWDRVEINDLAIVTAAAIDIKDDDQIELSLQVFIPKSLGSGGGQTGIAGGGGSVTLVRSQIGSNISDALSKLQSKIPRKVFWGQCKVFIFGEKLAKQGIQEQMDFLLRHPQPRERAYLYVSKGNPKDALESLPPLERYSGEVIRELSDLHIGMQVTMQDVQEGLIGVAQAGALPFIKILPPGKGEKKLQGIPYIVGTAVFKKDKMVGTMSEKATRGVLWLRNEMEAYTVTVKPEGVKGEVSLNPVSARIKLIPQIRNDKWKMLVKINTEGAVIQNGTNLAFTSPKSLRTVEKAYQEDIQKRIELAIQQAQHKVKADIVKFGEEFYRKYPEEWKKNENRWGEVFPEVEVEVNVEAHIRRQGYINKPGGLPEKEVKEQ
- a CDS encoding YqjF family protein, translating into MDLMNDSIHRPWPFPSKKWIMRQTWSNLLFVHWPIPSETLRPYIPPSLQIDTFDRHAWLGIVSFVMEGIYPRGMSSISLSPKFPEVNVRTYVQCNGKLGVYFMSLDVNDWLSYTIAKRWLRLPYHPAEISIQQEGQTFNCQSIRKGKTNPPITFKGKYAPLSEVYFPKEGTLDHWLTERYCFFSANNRGNIYCGEIHHRPWPLQHAESDICMNTLFSPFNVDLTKTKPISHFSKGVDSLIWNIKKTLF
- a CDS encoding FMN-binding glutamate synthase family protein, which encodes MNILYYLSFAMIATLFALSVFILVGWRWLMKRIVKQMGKIIFTDSYQENIIEMIPGFRHMGIQNVLENSLRAEKGDVLYRPLGGSSKKWPHFDQITFIPAQTTPFPIDGEEEVDVTVTIGPKAKKPMKIKIPLMISGMAYGIALSEQVRLSLAEAAKNVGTAINSGEGGILPEELNTAGKYILQFSKTEWSKEEDVLKRADMIEIKLGQGAIFGMGKKIPPKDLTGRAREVMGLKENENAVIFEHFFEDQTLGDLKELVEELRVLTGGVPIGVKIGASGKIEEDIDHLIEMGVDYIAIDGGQAAMHEAPPILYDDFGIPTLHAVVRAANHLEKRNMKGQISLIVSGGLLVPGHFLKVLALGADAVYLGSAMLFTVAHNQILNAVPFEPPTQVVWNEGKFKEQFKIKDGVQAAEKFLTASTEEMKMALRAMGKRSLKELSKKDLVSYDDLTAQMIGIPFSFKPWEEN
- a CDS encoding GerAB/ArcD/ProY family transporter, whose protein sequence is MEKGKISSLQMAIMMYPAIVATAILGVPSITAKYAKADLWLSPILASFIGFVTVYITYKLHKLYPEQTVIQFSEHIIGRFAGKVLGFLFLFFYIQITGELIRSYAGFIVNSFLVNTPISVIMASMAFLCALTVHGGLETMGRVAQIFFPVFIVPFLTSIILLSPDMEFKNIFPILGDGMMPSMKGAIVPGGWFTEFFLIIFFLPFLKDKQKGMKYGMISVFAVMMTLVAVNLIVLFVLGPATSSKEYPLMSVARYVSIAEFFEHLESAVMAVWIVGAFVKISVFYYATALGTAQWLNLSDYRPIVWPLGILMLEFGFWSFPNTMEIGRFDVETFPLYGLLIQTITPLFLLMIAIARKRKRLGSKKND
- a CDS encoding GerAB/ArcD/ProY family transporter; amino-acid sequence: MEKGKISSLQMAIMMYPAVVATAILSVPSITAKYAKTDLWLSPILASLIGYMTVYIAYKLHQLYPKQTVIQFSEQIIGRFAGKIIGFLFLFFYIQITGHMLRQYAEFIVDSFLVNTPISLIMALMALLCSFIVRGGLEVLGRAAQLFFPIFTLPLLLLIILVFSDFEFKNIFPILREGMMPPIKGAIVPGGWFTEFFLITFLLPFLADQKKGMKYGMMTVFVVMMTLVVVNLIVLFILGPATPTKFYPLMSVARYISLAGFFEHLESAVMAIWVVGAFIKISVFYYGIALGTAQWLNLSDYRPIVWPFGILLVIFSFWSLPSTVELHKYSFGTFPLLGLLIQMIIPLFLLGIAVIRKRKHQGSE